Genomic DNA from Streptomyces sp. GS7:
AACCCGTGGCCACCGACCGCACGGCCCGCGACCTGCTCGGCGCGCTGGGCGCCGGCGCCCCGCCCGGCGCCCCCGACGACGAGCTGACCGAGGCGCTGCGCGGCGCGCTCGCCGGGCGCCGGGCGCTGCTCCTGCTGGACGACGCACCGGGCGCCGAAGAGGTCGAGCCGCTGATCCCGGACGCCCCGGACTGCCTGGTCGTGGTGGTCTCCCAGGGGCCGCTGACCGGCATCCCGGACGTCCGGCCGTGCGCCCTCGGCGGGCTGGACGCCGCCGCGGCCGTGGAGGTGCTGTGCCGCTACGCGGGACCGACCAGGATCACCGTCGACCCGCGGACCGCGGACGCCGTCGCGGAGGAGTGCGGCGGCCAGCCCGCCGCGCTGATACTGGCGGGCGCCTGGCTCGCCGCCCGTCCCAAGTCCTCCGTCGCAGACCTGCGCCAGGCACTGCAGGCCGTCCCGGTGCCGTCGGCCCTGCCCACCGGCGACCTCCCCCTCTACCGCGCCTTCCACCTCACCTACGCGGCGCTGCCGCAGCCCGCGGCCCGGATACTGCGGCTGGCCACCCTCGCTCCGGACGGCCTGGTCGACGCCCATGTCGCCGCCGCGCTGGGCGGCTGCGCGGTGGACGCGGCGGCCACCGTGCTGCAGGACTTCGCCGCGCTCGGCCTGCTGCGGCCGGTGCCCGCCGAGGACGCCCCCGGGACCCCGCCCGCCGACGACGGGCCCTACCCCCGCTACCGGCTTCCCGGCTGCCTCGCCCCGCTCGCCCGCGAGCTGCTCGGGCAGCACGAGCGGCCGGCCGATGTGCAGCTGGCCCGCGCCCGGATGCTGGAGCGGACCGTACGGCTGCTCCAGTCCTGCCGGGCGGCGGCCGAACCGGCCGACTCGCCCGCGCGCCGGAAGGCCGCGGGGCTGCCGCGCGCGCTGCGCTTCCCCTCCCGGGCAGCCGCCGCGCACTGGCTGCGCACCCGCCGCGGCGCGCTCCTGGACGCCGCGCGGATCGCCGTCGCGGACGGCCAACTCGACACCCTGGACCGGCGGTTGCTGGCCGCTCTGACCCGGGCGCTGCTCGCCCACCACGGCCCCGAGGCCGCCGCGCCCGACCTCTACATCCTGCACCGGCTCGTCCTGGAGGCCGCCACGCGGCGCGGGCTGCCGCGCGAGCAGGCCGCCGCGCTGCTGAACCTCGGCGACCTCGACGCCCAGGCGGGCCGCGGCGAGCAGGCGCTGGCCCGCTACCGGGGCGCGCTGGAGGCGGCGCGCGCGGTGCGGGACCCGGCGGCC
This window encodes:
- a CDS encoding tetratricopeptide repeat protein, with translation MTDQAVGGGHLAPEAVRGPGTAARQRRTPGPRQDSAAPRPVTAGFAGRRREIKALRADIRRAGLDTLSGRRGARSRVLLIAGRPGSGRTALAEELLRELAQDYPDGVLRAVLTGRGGEPVATDRTARDLLGALGAGAPPGAPDDELTEALRGALAGRRALLLLDDAPGAEEVEPLIPDAPDCLVVVVSQGPLTGIPDVRPCALGGLDAAAAVEVLCRYAGPTRITVDPRTADAVAEECGGQPAALILAGAWLAARPKSSVADLRQALQAVPVPSALPTGDLPLYRAFHLTYAALPQPAARILRLATLAPDGLVDAHVAAALGGCAVDAAATVLQDFAALGLLRPVPAEDAPGTPPADDGPYPRYRLPGCLAPLARELLGQHERPADVQLARARMLERTVRLLQSCRAAAEPADSPARRKAAGLPRALRFPSRAAAAHWLRTRRGALLDAARIAVADGQLDTLDRRLLAALTRALLAHHGPEAAAPDLYILHRLVLEAATRRGLPREQAAALLNLGDLDAQAGRGEQALARYRGALEAARAVRDPAATGRALESLGDSYAELGDWTRAADWYGRALELRLARGERPDAARLHGRIGTALGFTGRYEQALKECRAAARAYRRLGDLAGQARVTAETARVHEHAGRPEEALRSLLEALGTAREASDVRAETAFQLRIADTLDGLGDPAAARLHRAAAERLREEHPD